One window of the Trifolium pratense cultivar HEN17-A07 linkage group LG2, ARS_RC_1.1, whole genome shotgun sequence genome contains the following:
- the LOC123906953 gene encoding uncharacterized protein LOC123906953 yields MQCSYDTKGNSVPTILMLMQDRLYSQGELKGTPSKEVDSAKESSKPERPSVLSKRSGQTSILHHKKPTSSVDAEIVGGSTLSSQAMLKQEVSTASSKAAALKKGDRVKFVSNFPPAISSLQNYSSRADSSMREPLICLTCERLNFNRWMS; encoded by the exons ATGCAGTGTTCTTATGATACAAAAGGAAACAGTGTCCCAACTATTCTCATGCTAATGCAGGACCGTTTATATTCACAGGGGGAACTAAAG GGAACACCATCAAAGGAAGTTGATTCTGCCAAAGAAAGTTCAAAGCCTGAAAGGCCATCTGTTTTGTCTAAGAGAAGTGGCCAGACTTCTATATTACATCATAAGAAACCCACTTCTAGTGTTGATGCTGAAATTGTTGGTGGTTCTACCTTAAGTTCGCAGGCTATGCTGAAACAAGAGGTTTCTACTGCATCATCAAAAGCCGCTGCTCTTAAAAAAG GTGATCGAGTAAAATTTGTTAGTAACTTTCCACCTGCTATCTCATCACTACAAAATTATTCTTCAAG GGCGGATTCTAGCATGAGAGAGCCACTTATATGTCTCACCTGTGAGAGACTGAATTTCAACCGCTGGATGAGTTAA